AATGAACGGTCATGCCCCGCGCATAGGCGTTTGGGGCTTTCCGCTCAATGCCGCTTCTTGCGCTTCCTCGCCGCCATGTTGAGCGCCTCGACACCGCCCGAGAAAGCCATCGCCGCGTAGATATAGCCCTTGGGGATGTGCACCCCGAAGGCATCCGCGATCAGCACCGCGCCGATCATCAGCAGGAAGCCCAGCGCCAGCATCACCACCGTCGGGTTCTTCGAGATAAAGCGCGCCAGCGGATCGGCGGCGATCAGCATCAGCCCGACCGCGATCACCACGGCGGCAATCATGATCGGCAGCTCGCCGGTCATGCCGACGGCGGTCAGGATCGAATCGATCGAGAAGACGATGTCGAGCGCGATGATCTGCGCGATCGCGGAGCCGAAGGAGAGGCCGCTCTTGGCGCCTTCACCGCCATGCCCCGCCTCGTCCTCGTCCATATTGTGGTGGATTTCCTTGGTGGCCTTCCAGATCAGGAACAGGCCGCCGCCGAGCAGGATCAGGTCGCGCAGCGAGAAGGCGGTCTCGAACGCCGGATGCCCGTCGACCGGCGGACCGTGCAGGCCAAGGTCGATCACCGGCGCGGTCAAGCCGACGAGCCAGCTGATCGTGGCAAGCAAAGCGAGGCGCATGATCAGCGCGAGGCCGATGCCGATTCGCCGCGCCCTGGTCTGCTGCTCGGGCGGCAGCCGATTCGACAGAATCGACACGAAGACGAGGTTGTCGACACCCAGC
The window above is part of the Sphingomonas oryzagri genome. Proteins encoded here:
- a CDS encoding TerC family protein, encoding MQSVLSLLADPGAWAALATLIVMEVVLGVDNLVFVSILSNRLPPEQQTRARRIGIGLALIMRLALLATISWLVGLTAPVIDLGLHGPPVDGHPAFETAFSLRDLILLGGGLFLIWKATKEIHHNMDEDEAGHGGEGAKSGLSFGSAIAQIIALDIVFSIDSILTAVGMTGELPIMIAAVVIAVGLMLIAADPLARFISKNPTVVMLALGFLLMIGAVLIADAFGVHIPKGYIYAAMAFSGGVEALNMAARKRKKRH